Part of the Anopheles coluzzii chromosome 3, AcolN3, whole genome shotgun sequence genome is shown below.
TTGCTGCATGCTGCACAAGATCGGATCGTAAACGGTTGCGCCTCCGTTAGGGGGGGAATAGTTTTGGTTTTACGACTCGGGCAATGAGCGTGTGCGTGTCCTTCGCAATTGTTAGGGAGTTGTTGAGTTGGCCGTAGTTCTCGCGGCAGAATTGATTAAGCCGTTAAAGGGGATGTCAATTTCATGGTTAATTAAGTGATCGTTGCAATGTGGTTGGAGTAGGGTAGTGTAAACGGTTACGCCAATTAGACGAAATGAAAAGAAGATGATAACAGAATGGCGTTAAATTGTATTGTAGTAGTAGGAAAAAATATCCATGAATTCTTTATGAATAGCAGTTTCAAAAGCTATACGTAAGATGTAAAGTTTGAGTCAAGGTCTCATTGAGGAAGGCGATCGATTGTCTATTTTCCGTCGCAGTTTGGCGTGAATACtaattggaaatgaaaaaaaaaactgtccaacgttttgtttttgaaactTAAAACGAGATATCGTATGATTGAGTCAACATAACAAAAACTCAGTATTGTTGAtgtaaaacatttttcttAATTAGATTTAAATGATTAATAAGGAGATTTATTAAaggagaataaattaaaacgtCTTAAAGGAATGTGAAGCatattataaaatatattataaaatattatttcttttctaTGTCTAAGATGAAATATATCAAGTCAAATAAGGGATTAGATCATTCAAGGGGACAGGCGCTTGCATTTGGCAAAAGAGGAGGGAAAAGtaaggaaaaatataaaataaaaaaatggctAGTATATGAGGGTGAAATAGAATatgagaaagaaaaataagatgAAAAAAGAGAAGTCCATCAAgaagaaatgaataaaaaggggagaaaatgAGTGAAAAAGAGATAATATGGGAAGATGAAGAAAGATAAGtattaaatgaatttatttaatttctatATGAATAGTAGTAGCTTAAATCATCATAAAGTGCATCTGAAGGGAAAGtttgtttcaaaaaaaaaatagattttaagCAATTTTTGCTGTTTATGGTTAAAAAGATGTTCAACTTTAAAAGATTTAAATATCTCATTGGATAAATGTTTGGGGTTTCGTTATAATTTATCCCCTTTATCATGTTATCTTCATTTCCTAACACTCAGTTTTAGTCCAATTTCAATGCGAAAAGATTACGCTTACGCTTCCCAAAACCAAACTTGACCCAGTTCTTGTCATTTCGGCTCGTATTGCGTTAACGGTTAGAAACCAGATTCGATGGGACCAAAGAGGAACTAAGCCGGAGACAGGGAGCAGCGTCAGGAGTGTGAAATCAGAAGAAACAGGTTCCTCGCTTAAGCTACAGCAGCTGTGTTGTGCCATAGACCCCGCCAAGGGGTATTCGCGAAAGTCTAGCTATTTTCTTCGTTCTACAATCCAGGTTCATTAATTTATGACACATCTTTATTACTACTTATGTTTAATTGCTTTATTTACGTATTTTACCCCGCAGCTGAAATACTGGATATAAGTATTAGCGTAAATGCATTGTTGCTTAATGCTTTAAGGTTAGTTGAGCATTGCGATCCCAGTCCTCAAGGAGTCCCCAGTAGAAACGTGTCTTATCACAAACTTATTCCAGAAAAGCGGAAGGCACCTCACTGTACAAGAACAGTTCGCTTCAGCAACGGTCTCAGCAGGTTGGCCACGCGCACCTTGTACCTTgtgaataaacaaataaaagaagcAGTCATTAATAAATATACCTATATCACACTTAGTATTTCATGCATTGACCAACGATCCTTACTTCCGCTTATGCTTGCGCTTCCTCTTTCCGCCCTGCTGTTTGCTGGCCGTTTGCTGCACTGCCGGCTCCTCAACCTCACGGCTATCCTCGTTCGATTCGGCCGACTCTGTATCCCTCACGCCGGGCGCTTTGTCCAGCTTGGTTATCACGATCggaatggcagcagcagccggttTCGTCGACCCACCGCCGGCATTAAGACGGAACGGAATTTCGCCCTGTTTTGGGTTGAAAAAGAACGACAGTCCCTGGCCGAGCAGGCTGGCGGGAAGATTCGCAGGCAATGCTTGATacgggaagggatcactagcGATCAAGGGGCTGGCAGAGGGAGCCACCGTCGTTGTGGTAGTACTGAGGGAGGCCGCAGTAGTCGTAGACGGCGAGCTCGTGCCAGTGGAGGAAGAAGAGGACGATCCCGATATGGTACCGTACGCTTCTTCCGAGCTGTCGTCTTCGGATCCATCACCGGCCGCTGCAAGCTGTGACGCGAACAGATCCAGCAGGGTCGCCCCGGCAAGCGAAGCGGACGGTGGCATTTCTGGTGCGGGGAGCGCTAGCATTACCCCATCGACCGACACGTGTACGTTGGCCGTTCCGTTCTGGCGCTGATCGAACACTATGTCGTAGTCGTATTCGTAGCTATCATCGTAATCACTGTCATCGTCGAGTATGCTCGGGATGGGTAGGGAATGGATTCGAACTGCGGTTTGGGCGAGCAAAAGTGGTAGCAGAAATGCTACCAATCGATGGCCACTCGTAGGTCGATTCATGTTGCAACTAACTACAAActaaacagacacacacaaacaaacacacacacacgcaggacGAGGATCACTAAACTCCTAAGCTTGGGGAGCTTTTGCCACGAGAGATGCTGCTCCGAACGCAGCCCGATTTGGAGTGAAGGTTCTAGCGATGGACCACAACGGGACAACCCGGTTGTTTTGGGTCTTgcgatgtgtgtatgtgtgcagtTGTGTGTGATTTTCCCGTTCTCTGAAAGAACGCTAACCTCGCTCTCGTGAAAGCGCTTTCTTCGCTTGCCTTTCCACTGCCACCGCCATAAAATGTTGAATCTCACGTGCAATTCTGTGGAGGATCGGCCAGGATGGCCGGGGGCCTTATTCGGGGGCATATTCTGGTTTGCTTATGTACTTCGATTGGAGCTGGACTGGATTGTTATGTACAGGGCTGGTCAGTTGTTGGAGTGACAAATctaataaaaataagtatTGTCACATTGTGGTGGTTTAtcatttcaacattttgtacACAATTTATATTGATGTTTTGTCGGAATGATCTCGATAATGTCCTAAATTTTATGTTctgtttttcaacattttttggttgattattcattttaaaaatatttattagcCTCTCCTATTACTTATcgaaattttataaattttgtaATTGCTCTTCTgctatttatatttttaactttaaaatagcttttttttaaaaaaaaaaattaggtAATGCACGGTAAGAATGCTGATAGCGACTTTAATTgatatcaaaattaaattagaCAAACGTATACTCAAACTCAAAACAtgcattaaattaaaaatttaaactaTCATTTAAATCTTTATAGTAAAGAAAGTAAATAATAAGTGCATAAGATGTACTACATAAAATGGTAAGAAAGAAAGAATTACAGTTttcccccgagatacgcgacactcgagttacgcgaattggagttacgcgaatttttatttttgacagatcagatgtcaaatcagtacaattttcgtTATAAAttgtgaaatgaaatataatttgcttttttttaagttttaaatcattaacaaaaacataaatagcCCCTTTTTCTACACCAATTGCATCAACTACGtaataaattacataaattaaCTAAATCCAATCAAACATCATCATTAATCAAGTATATTTTGGCTGTAAAATGTGATATTCAACTTGCGCGAAAATCCGAGTCTCCGGAACGTATTATCCGCGTATCACGGGGAGAGACTGTACATTTCTTCACTTAAAAAGCTATAGAAGATGATCGTAATACGTGACTGCGCACTGGTGCAACATCTAGACTGTACCGCACTGTACTACACAGCATCCTACGACTTTCACAGCTCAGAACGGCTCAGCAGTAATCGATGCTTCTCGGCCCTTGCTGTCCATCACCTTCAACCAACACAAAACCCCCAGGCCCCCTCATACCATTTCA
Proteins encoded:
- the LOC120959499 gene encoding uncharacterized protein LOC120959499; protein product: MNRPTSGHRLVAFLLPLLLAQTAVRIHSLPIPSILDDDSDYDDSYEYDYDIVFDQRQNGTANVHVSVDGVMLALPAPEMPPSASLAGATLLDLFASQLAAAGDGSEDDSSEEAYGTISGSSSSSSTGTSSPSTTTAASLSTTTTTVAPSASPLIASDPFPYQALPANLPASLLGQGLSFFFNPKQGEIPFRLNAGGGSTKPAAAAIPIVITKLDKAPGVRDTESAESNEDSREVEEPAVQQTASKQQGGKRKRKHKRKYKVRVANLLRPLLKRTVLVQ